From the genome of Adhaeribacter pallidiroseus:
TTTATTGCCGGTGGAAACATGATTGTAGCAGCAACCGCAAATAAGAATTTAAAATCAGAATTGCTACGATATAATTTAACAGATAAGGACATTGCTCCTGGCCAAACTGTATACGGTTTAGTCACTATTCATTCTTTAACAGCTGATCCAATTCGTTTTGAATTAAACACTACTCAGTTAAGCAGTAAATAGATTATATCAGCTTCATTATCATCAACAATCAGCGTAATTTTACTTTAACAATTAAGTGGTATTTAATGAGGATCACCATTAATTAGTTTAGATTAAACTTTAAAATAATATTTCTCCAAACGCCAGGTAAATAATTTACCTGGCGTTTTCGTTTAAACATAAGTATTAATTCCAGAGTTAATATAAGTATAACTGCCATTCTGTCATTTAAAATAAAATTTGTAAATTTGCCTCTTCAAAAATTAGAACATGAATAACTTAGTGGTAGATCTGGATTTTATCGATAATCGAACAGCCGAACAAGCGGCTTGTGAAACCAAGATCAGCGCAGAAACGAATACCGGGCGTTCCCGGAAACTATATATTGAGAGTTACGGCTGCCAGATGAATTTCTCGGACAGTGAGATTGTAACATCTATATTATTTAAAGAAGGTTTTGATACTACTGCCGATATTAATAAAGCAGATGTTGTATTCTTAAATACCTGTTCTATTCGGGAAAAAGCGGAACAAACCGTCCGCCATCGGTTAGTGCATATAAATGGTTTACGGAAACGCCGGCCTGGATTAATCATCGGGGTATTAGGCTGTATGGCCGAACGCTTAAAGAAAAATTTTCTGGAAGAAGAAAAAATAGTGGATTTGGTTGTGGGTCCGGATGCCTATCGGGATTTGCCTAATTTATTAAATGAAGTAGATAATGGCCAAAAAGCCGTAAACGTGCTTTTATCCCGCGAGGAAACGTACGCCGACATTAATCCCATCCGGTTAAATTCCAACGGTGTTTCGGCCTTTGTATCCATTATGCGCGGCTGTAATAACATGTGTTCCTTTTGCGTGGTACCATTTACTCGTGGTCGGGAACGCAGCCGCGATCCTTTTTCCATAATTCGGGAAGTACAAGACTTAGTTGCCAAAGGCTTTAAAGAAGTAACTTTACTGGGCCAAAACGTAGATTCGTACCATTATACTTCCGAAGACAACCTGGTTCAAGTAAATTTTGCCAGTTTACTGGAAAAAGTAGCGCAGGTTAGCTCAGATTTGCGGGTACGTTTTTCTACCTCGCACCCCAAAGACATTACCGATGAAGTATTGTACACTATAAAAAAATACGACAACATTTGTAATTACATTCATTTACCAGTACAAAGCGGTAATTCCCGGATTCTGGATTTAATGAACCGTACCTACGACCGCGATTGGTACCTGAACCGCGTAGATGCCATCCGCAGGATTTTAGGCGAAGACTGCGGTATTTCGTCAGATATGATTACCGGCTTTTGCTCTGAAACCGAAGAAGAACACCAGGATACGCTTTCTTTAATGGATTACGTGCAATACGATTACTCCTATATGTTCTATTACTCGGAACGTCCGGGAACTTTAGCCGCCCGTAAATTAACCGACGATGTGCCTCTCGAAACAAAAAAACGGAGGTTAGCCGAGGTAATCGAAAAACAAAGACAACTTTCACTGCAACGCAACCAAATGGCGCTAAACCAGGTGCATCGAGTTTTAGTAGAAGGTTTTTCTAAAAAATCAAATGAACATTTAAGTGGTCGCAACGATCAAAACAAGGTAGTGGTATTTCCTAAATTGCACTTTAAAAAAGGCGACTACGTGGATGTTTTAATTACGGATTGTTCGGTGGGTACTTTAATGGGAGAACCCCTAATTTAGATTGTTTAACTGATAAACGAAACATCAGGCATGAACAATTTTTAAAATTAATTAATAGGATATTGAATCAATCAGAAATACAAAGTATAAAGCAACGGTTTGGCATAATTGGCAATTCGCCTTTGCTGAATTACGCTATCCAGGTAGCGGCTCAGGTTGCCCCTACCGATATGACGGTGCTCATCACCGGCGAAAGTGGAAGCGGAAAAGAATCTTTTTCGAAAATTATACATTCTTTAAGTCCCCGTAAACACGGTCAGTTTATTGCCATTAACTGCGGCGCAATTCCCGAAGGAACTATCGATTCCGAATTATTTGGCCACGAAAAAGGCTCCTTCACCGGGGCGCAAGAAGCACGCAAAGGTTACTTTGAAGTTACAAGTGGGGGTACTATTTTTTTAGATGAAATTGGCGAAATGCCTTTAGGCACCCAAGCCCGCCTGTTACGGGTACTCGAAAACGGCGAATTTATAAAAGTAGGTTCTTCTAAAGTACAAAAAACGGATGTACGGGTAGTAACGGCTACTAACGTTAACTTATTAAATGCTGTCCGGGATGGTGCTTTTCGTGAAGATTTATATTACCGGTTAAATACGGTACCTATTACGGTACCACCGCTCCGCGAACGGGGTGAGGATGTATACTTGCTATTCCGGAAGTTTGCTTCTGATTTTGCCGAGAAATACCACGTTAAACCGGTTACACTAACCCCAGATGCGGTATTGGAATTGCAGCGTTTCCGCTTCCCGGGCAATATCCGGCAATTAAAAAACATTGCCGAGCAGATTTCAGTGCTGGAATATGATCGCGAAATTGACGGAAACAAATTACGGCATTACTTACCAAAGGAAGAAGTAAGTACTTTACCAATGCTTTTACCGGGCAACCGGGCCGCCGACCAAAACTTTTCGGAACGTGACCTGCTCTACAAAGTATTATTTGACATGAAAAAAGACGTAACCGATTTAAAAAAACTGGTTTACGAATTTATAAGCCCGCAGTCAAATAATGCTAATATTCTGCAAGAGCACAGCCATTTATTCGAAAACCTGGATACCGTTGATCGGCGATCTTATCCCGCTCCGGAACCAGCAGATAACCGGCTTCTACCGGTAAACGACCACACGGATGATTACGAAAAAGTAGAAGACATACCGCACGAAACCGAAGAAGAAACTTTGTCTCTAGAGAGTAAAGAGAAAGAAATGATTTTGAAGGCGCTCAAAAAACATAATAATAAGCGGAAGTATGCGGCCCATGATTTAGGTATATCGGAACGCACACTTTATCGCAAACTGAAACAGTACGACATTGAAGAATTATAATTTAATTATTTCGAGTTTATTTTTCTGGATGGTAATGGCTTTATCCGGTTGTGGCGTTTACTCTTTTACGGGTACTAACATCGATCCTTCCATTAAAACCATGAGTGTGCTTAATTTCGAAAATAATTCCGGACAAGGCCCATCTAATCTCACACAATTAGTAAGCGAAGAATTCCGGGATTATTTTCAAAGGAACACTAATTTAAAATTAATACCACAGAACGGTGATTTGCAATTTGAAGGACAAATTTTATCTTTTAATTTTAGTCCGGCGGCTTTGCAAAAACAAGGGGAAACGGATGTAGCCTCTGTTAACCGACTTACTATCAGTTTGCAGGTGCGCTATAAAAATAACAAAGATTCTAAACAAGATTTTGAACAATCTTTTTCCGCTTTCCGCGATTTTCCCCAAAATCAGAATATTTCGCAAATTGATGATGCCTCTATCCGGCGCATCACCGAGCAATTAGTAATGGACGTTTTTAATAAATCATTGGCTAATTGGTAAAAGGGTTGCAAGTTACAGGTTACCAGTTGAAAGTTTATGGAATAACTACTAATTAAACTTTCTTACCTTTTAACCTTTAATTTCTAACTTCTACTTTTCTAACCTGTAACTTGCAACTGGTAACCTGCAACCCACCTATGAACAAATCAGCTTTACTCCACATGGTGCGCAACGTGTCTGCTCTTTCGGAACAGAATGTGGAAGAACTAGAAAAGCTGGTCCAGAATTTTCCTTATTGCCAAACGGCACATCTACTTATTGCGAAAGCCGCCTACGATAAAGGCAATATGCTGTCGAACCAAAAGTTACGGAAAGCCGCCGCTTATGCCACCAACCGGCAATTACTCAAAAAGCTAATTTACACAACAGATGCAGCAGTACCATTAACGGTAGTTGAAGAGTTCAAAAATCAGTTTCAAGCTCAAGCAGTTGCTGGCAAATATGCGAATGATGGCTCTGAAGCAGCACTACTATCTCCTGTAAACCAGGACGAGGAAGCAATTTCTAGTTCCATCAATGCTGAAAATTCAAATTTAGACTCAGAAACCACCGCGGAGGATTTAAAACCGATAGTTGGTAAAAGTGTAGAATTTATTGCGTCATCCAATTCGCCTCAAACTATAGAACCAGAATTAGAACCAAATGAAGATGAAACGAATGAGCCAGATAGTACAGCGATAACTCCTTTCACCGAAACAGAAAAAGATAATACAGAACCAGTTGAATTAGCTGAAATTGATGAACCTGAATATAATTTAATTGAACCACAAACTGCCAATCCGGAGGAAGAAATAAGATTCTTACCTAATTTAGAGCCTGCTTATACTTTAACCTTGTCTGAACTGGAAGAAATGCTGCAGGTTGAAAAATGGACAAGCTCTGTTGATGCTTCCGAACCTGTAATTTCAGAATCCCAGGAGGAGGACATACCTGTTATTGAAGTAGAAATACCAAAATCTACTGCGCCTACCGAAATAATCCGGTACGAATTAGAAGTGCCGGAAGAGATGGAAGAAACTGCTTTCGACCAGACATTAGCCAATTTCGATTCGTATTTATTTAAACCTGAAAAAGACGAATTTTTTAATAGTGAATTAATACCTGCTACCACGGAAGAATTTATTCGGGAAGTGTATCTGTCCAATCAGTTAGGGTACTGGATGGGATCTAGCCGTTTAGGCGAATTACTGCAAGTAAAAGATGAGCTCACCCAACACACACCTCTGCAATTTTACCCGGATTTAATCTTAGAATATAGCAAACAAAATTACCTCACTCCGACCGATCCGCCCAAAACTACCCCGGCCAACCGGCAGTTTGAAATTATTGATCAGTTTTTAAAAGCAAATCCAAAATTAAAAGCATTTTCAAACGAAAAAATGCGCGCCGAGCCGCTCGATGATTTAGCCTTTAAGAGCACTAAAAATACAAAAAATTTGGCTTCGGAGAACTTGGCAAATATTATGGTGCAACAAGGAAAAATTAAAAAAGCC
Proteins encoded in this window:
- a CDS encoding sigma-54 interaction domain-containing protein — encoded protein: MLNQSEIQSIKQRFGIIGNSPLLNYAIQVAAQVAPTDMTVLITGESGSGKESFSKIIHSLSPRKHGQFIAINCGAIPEGTIDSELFGHEKGSFTGAQEARKGYFEVTSGGTIFLDEIGEMPLGTQARLLRVLENGEFIKVGSSKVQKTDVRVVTATNVNLLNAVRDGAFREDLYYRLNTVPITVPPLRERGEDVYLLFRKFASDFAEKYHVKPVTLTPDAVLELQRFRFPGNIRQLKNIAEQISVLEYDREIDGNKLRHYLPKEEVSTLPMLLPGNRAADQNFSERDLLYKVLFDMKKDVTDLKKLVYEFISPQSNNANILQEHSHLFENLDTVDRRSYPAPEPADNRLLPVNDHTDDYEKVEDIPHETEEETLSLESKEKEMILKALKKHNNKRKYAAHDLGISERTLYRKLKQYDIEEL
- the lptE gene encoding LPS assembly lipoprotein LptE; the protein is MKNYNLIISSLFFWMVMALSGCGVYSFTGTNIDPSIKTMSVLNFENNSGQGPSNLTQLVSEEFRDYFQRNTNLKLIPQNGDLQFEGQILSFNFSPAALQKQGETDVASVNRLTISLQVRYKNNKDSKQDFEQSFSAFRDFPQNQNISQIDDASIRRITEQLVMDVFNKSLANW
- the miaB gene encoding tRNA (N6-isopentenyl adenosine(37)-C2)-methylthiotransferase MiaB — translated: MNNLVVDLDFIDNRTAEQAACETKISAETNTGRSRKLYIESYGCQMNFSDSEIVTSILFKEGFDTTADINKADVVFLNTCSIREKAEQTVRHRLVHINGLRKRRPGLIIGVLGCMAERLKKNFLEEEKIVDLVVGPDAYRDLPNLLNEVDNGQKAVNVLLSREETYADINPIRLNSNGVSAFVSIMRGCNNMCSFCVVPFTRGRERSRDPFSIIREVQDLVAKGFKEVTLLGQNVDSYHYTSEDNLVQVNFASLLEKVAQVSSDLRVRFSTSHPKDITDEVLYTIKKYDNICNYIHLPVQSGNSRILDLMNRTYDRDWYLNRVDAIRRILGEDCGISSDMITGFCSETEEEHQDTLSLMDYVQYDYSYMFYYSERPGTLAARKLTDDVPLETKKRRLAEVIEKQRQLSLQRNQMALNQVHRVLVEGFSKKSNEHLSGRNDQNKVVVFPKLHFKKGDYVDVLITDCSVGTLMGEPLI